The Aerosakkonema funiforme FACHB-1375 genome window below encodes:
- a CDS encoding GspE/PulE family protein: protein MRTSLNLSSPWQRLKTGEITSDKALKLLVDEAGIVNLDLLDLELTSRFFRQVANRHNSLPVIPLLLWRNCYYLGSPIALADEDINQLCDRTLTDIKIIPIADKSYRAWHLTQTFDANSISASSPINPITGQAETEDISEVTELYLSKADDQISRIKTLISGALRYRASDIHLEPTPDGLRVRYRIDGILRDITILPLDISRRVVVALKIMSNMDIAESRRPQDGRIGESYKLGSETELGLDMRVSTLPCIGGEKAVIRLLPRQNPFSSLDDLGFSPQKLALYKTWLHQPQGMVIITGPTGSGKTSTLYNSLQSLATEYVNVVTVEDPVEYVLPRITQTQVHEQAGMTLAAGLRSILRQDPDIIMLGEIRDNETAETAIRAALTGHLVLTTLHTNDAVSAIPRLKDIGPDPGLIGDALLGIVAQRLARKVCPHCSEPYTPTEADLRMLGLKWEEANPQAWRRGRGCPNCFHSGYLGREAIVELLNVDSKVRQLIYEGTMTELHRYLSESNFDSFRKAAIEKVTTGVTTLTEVMRVLPHSALSQKL from the coding sequence ATGCGAACTTCCTTGAATTTGTCCTCACCTTGGCAACGGTTGAAAACTGGTGAAATCACTTCTGACAAAGCCTTAAAACTATTAGTAGACGAAGCGGGAATAGTTAACCTCGACTTACTAGATTTAGAACTTACCTCCCGATTTTTTCGACAAGTTGCAAATCGTCATAATTCACTACCCGTAATTCCCCTCTTACTCTGGCGCAACTGTTACTATTTAGGTAGCCCGATCGCACTTGCCGACGAAGACATCAACCAACTGTGCGATCGCACCCTCACCGACATCAAAATTATCCCCATTGCCGACAAAAGCTACCGCGCTTGGCACCTCACCCAAACCTTCGACGCCAACTCCATCAGCGCCTCTTCCCCCATCAACCCCATCACCGGTCAAGCAGAAACCGAAGACATCAGCGAAGTCACAGAACTCTATCTCTCCAAAGCCGATGACCAAATTAGCCGCATTAAAACCCTGATTTCCGGTGCCCTACGCTACCGCGCCAGCGATATTCACCTAGAACCGACTCCCGATGGCTTAAGAGTCCGCTATCGCATTGACGGCATTCTGCGAGACATCACCATTCTGCCACTGGATATCAGCCGCCGAGTCGTTGTCGCCCTCAAAATCATGTCCAACATGGACATCGCCGAAAGTCGTCGTCCCCAAGATGGCAGAATTGGCGAAAGTTATAAACTCGGTTCCGAAACCGAACTTGGGTTAGATATGCGGGTCAGTACACTTCCCTGCATTGGCGGCGAAAAAGCTGTAATTCGTTTACTTCCAAGACAAAATCCCTTTTCCAGCTTAGATGACTTAGGATTTTCTCCCCAAAAACTAGCTTTGTACAAAACTTGGTTGCACCAACCGCAAGGTATGGTGATTATCACAGGCCCCACAGGTTCCGGTAAAACCAGTACCTTATATAATAGTCTCCAATCTTTAGCAACAGAATACGTCAATGTAGTCACAGTGGAAGACCCAGTGGAGTACGTCCTCCCCCGCATTACCCAAACTCAAGTACACGAACAAGCTGGCATGACTTTAGCTGCGGGACTGCGATCGATTTTGCGACAAGACCCCGACATCATTATGTTAGGGGAAATCCGGGATAACGAAACGGCAGAAACGGCGATAAGGGCTGCACTCACAGGACACTTAGTCCTAACCACCCTCCATACTAACGATGCGGTCAGCGCGATTCCCCGCCTCAAGGATATTGGCCCAGACCCAGGTTTGATCGGCGATGCCCTCTTGGGAATTGTAGCGCAGCGCTTAGCCCGCAAGGTTTGTCCCCACTGTTCCGAACCTTACACGCCGACAGAGGCAGATTTGCGGATGCTGGGCTTAAAATGGGAGGAAGCAAACCCCCAAGCTTGGCGTCGCGGACGCGGTTGCCCGAACTGTTTCCATTCTGGCTATTTGGGACGGGAGGCAATTGTTGAATTACTGAATGTTGATAGTAAAGTACGGCAACTAATTTACGAGGGGACGATGACAGAGTTGCATCGCTACCTTAGTGAAAGCAATTTTGATTCTTTTCGGAAGGCTGCGATCGAAAAAGTCACTACTGGAGTGACAACTTTGACAGAAGTAATGAGAGTTTTACCTCACAGTGCTTTATCTCAAAAATTATAG
- a CDS encoding pentapeptide repeat-containing protein, with product MITSILASSPFLQEVRLQVKQYKTRNALLDFLPAFLSIALLLLDTLSAGVARGDGGPETNIPSAQRKPSRSGWVGTITYPVVPNSEVDRLTCYMQTADGRTLNLHKLCTGELIRQLLETGQCVRCNLSGANLTDLDLSNLNLSGANLSGANLSGANLSGTNLSDANLSGANLNASNLERAKFSRTTMPDGTIAVPER from the coding sequence ATGATTACTTCAATACTGGCAAGCTCTCCATTTTTACAGGAAGTGAGGCTACAAGTGAAACAGTACAAAACACGTAACGCCCTGTTAGATTTTCTGCCCGCTTTTTTATCGATCGCACTTTTACTGCTCGACACGCTAAGCGCAGGTGTTGCACGCGGAGATGGTGGGCCGGAAACTAATATCCCTTCTGCTCAGCGTAAACCAAGTAGAAGTGGGTGGGTAGGAACTATTACATATCCAGTAGTTCCAAATTCAGAAGTCGATCGGTTAACTTGCTATATGCAAACAGCAGATGGTCGCACGTTGAATCTTCATAAGCTCTGTACCGGAGAATTAATCAGACAATTACTGGAAACAGGTCAATGTGTAAGATGTAACCTGAGTGGTGCAAATCTAACTGACCTCGATTTAAGTAATTTGAATTTGAGCGGTGCCAACTTAAGTGGTGCCAACTTAAGTGGTGCCAACTTGAGCGGTACCAACTTGAGTGATGCCAATTTGAGTGGTGCTAACTTGAATGCTAGTAATTTAGAGCGTGCCAAATTTAGTAGGACAACAATGCCTGATGGAACAATAGCCGTTCCTGAAAGATAG